One window of the Solanum stenotomum isolate F172 unplaced genomic scaffold, ASM1918654v1 scaffold33130, whole genome shotgun sequence genome contains the following:
- the LOC125852253 gene encoding (+)-neomenthol dehydrogenase-like — translation MGDACKYAAVTGANKGIGFETIKQLAISGVTVVLTARDEKRGTEATSLLNEQGFSNVVFHQLDVQDAQSIESLAKFVQTQYGRLDILVNNAGASGMVPDEDVLRAINMDLVDWVR, via the exons ATGGGAGATGCTTGTAAGTATGCAGCGGTTACAGGAGCAAACAAGGGAATTGGCTTCGAGACTATTAAGCAGCTCGCGATTTCAGGTGTAACAGTTGTCTTAACAGCCAGAGACGAAAAGAGAGGAACTGAAGCAACATCCTTGCTGAATGAACAAGGATTTTCAAATGTTGTCTTTCATCAGCTTGATGTTCAAGATGCTCAGAGCATTGAGTCCTTAGCAAAGTTCGTACAAACACAATATGGGAGGCTTGATATTCTG GTAAATAATGCTGGAGCTTCTGGAATGGTACCTGATGAAGATGTCCTAAGGGCCATTAACATGGATCTTGTAGACTGGGTAAGATAA